The Odocoileus virginianus isolate 20LAN1187 ecotype Illinois chromosome 3, Ovbor_1.2, whole genome shotgun sequence genome includes a window with the following:
- the PLK5 gene encoding inactive serine/threonine-protein kinase PLK5 isoform X3 produces MDPRPRRRRRSCCPLVSVFLRDPSSGRVYRRGKLIGKGAFSRCYKLTDMSTSAVFALKVVPRGGGGAARLHARGKVEREIALHSRLRHRNIVAFHGHFADRDHIYMVLEYCSRQSLAHVLQARQTLTEPEVRYYLRGLVSGLSYLHQRRIVHRDLKLSNFFLNKNMEVKIGDLGLATRMGPGGRCHRYMVLTGVPPFVAAPLSEMYQNIRDGRYPEPVHLSANARRLIARLLAPNPAERPSLDHLLQDDFFTQVWGVSGTGRPLSGVSQQPQGFTPDRLPPHSCHSPPIFTIPQPLGRLFRKVGRLLLPHYRAPCPLAPQEASGSGEDGSDPDSMEWGSEDSLLESGALCPRKTHPAVGPGDTPE; encoded by the exons ATGGATCcccggccgcggcggcggcggcgcagtTGCTGCCCGTTGGTCTCCGTCTTCCTGCGCGACCCGAGCTCAGGGCGCGTGTACAGGCGCGGGAAGCTGATCGGCAAG GGCGCCTTCAGCCGCTGCTACAAGCTGACCGACATGTCCACCAGCGCTGTGTTCGCGCTCAAAGTGGTGCCTcgcggagggggcggggctgcGCGGCTACATGCCCGCGGCAAG GTGGAACGCGAGATCGCTCTGCACAGCCGCCTGCGACATCGCAACATCGTGGCCTTCCACGGCCACTTCGCTGACCGGGACCACATATACATGGTGTTGGAATACTGCAGTCGCCAG TCGCTGGCCCACGTGCTGCAGGCACGGCAGACGCTGACGGAGCCCGAGGTGCGCTACTATCTTCGAGGCCTGGTCAGCGGCCTGAGCTACCTGCACCAGCGGCGCATCGTCCACCGGGACCTGAAGCTCA GTAACTTCTTCTTGAACAAGAACATGGAGGTGAAGATCGGAGACCTGGGGTTGGCCACCAGGATGGGGCCAGGGGGCCGCTGCCACAG GTACATGGTGCTGACTGGCGTCCCTCCCTTCGTGGCGGCTCCCCTGTCGGAGATGTACCAGAACATCCGAGATGGCCGCTACCCTGAGCCTGTACACCTGTCTGCCAACGCGCGCCGCCTCATCGCCCGCCTGTTGGCCCCCAACCCAGCCGAGCGGCCCAGCCTGGACCACCTGCTGCAGGATGACTTTTTCACGCAGGTGTGGGGTGTCAGCGGGACAGGGCGGCCCCTCTCTGGGGTGTCTCAGCAGCCCCAG GGCTTCACCCCAGACCGGCTGCCACCCCACTCCTGCCACAGCCCGCCCATCTTCACCATCCCCCAGCCTCTGGGCAGACTTTTCCGAAAAGTGGGCCGGCTGCTACTGCCCCATTACCGGGCGCCCT GCCCCTTGGCTCCTCAGGAGGCCTCAGGTTCTGGAGAAGACGGTTCAGACCCTGACTCCATGGAGTGGGGCAGTGAG GACTCCCTGTTGGAGAGCGGGGCTCTGTGCCCCCGAAAGACCCATCCAGCTGTTGGCCCAGGGGACACTCCAGAGTGA
- the PLK5 gene encoding inactive serine/threonine-protein kinase PLK5 isoform X2: MDPRPRRRRRSCCPLVSVFLRDPSSGRVYRRGKLIGKGAFSRCYKLTDMSTSAVFALKVVPRGGGGAARLHARGKVEREIALHSRLRHRNIVAFHGHFADRDHIYMVLEYCSRQSLAHVLQARQTLTEPEVRYYLRGLVSGLSYLHQRRIVHRDLKLSNFFLNKNMEVKIGDLGLATRMGPGGRCHRVLCGTPNFLAPEVVSRNGHSCQSDIWALGCIMYMVLTGVPPFVAAPLSEMYQNIRDGRYPEPVHLSANARRLIARLLAPNPAERPSLDHLLQDDFFTQGFTPDRLPPHSCHSPPIFTIPQPLGRLFRKVGRLLLPHYRAPCPLAPQEASGSGEDGSDPDSMEWGSEDSLLESGALCPRKTHPAVGPGDTPE; the protein is encoded by the exons ATGGATCcccggccgcggcggcggcggcgcagtTGCTGCCCGTTGGTCTCCGTCTTCCTGCGCGACCCGAGCTCAGGGCGCGTGTACAGGCGCGGGAAGCTGATCGGCAAG GGCGCCTTCAGCCGCTGCTACAAGCTGACCGACATGTCCACCAGCGCTGTGTTCGCGCTCAAAGTGGTGCCTcgcggagggggcggggctgcGCGGCTACATGCCCGCGGCAAG GTGGAACGCGAGATCGCTCTGCACAGCCGCCTGCGACATCGCAACATCGTGGCCTTCCACGGCCACTTCGCTGACCGGGACCACATATACATGGTGTTGGAATACTGCAGTCGCCAG TCGCTGGCCCACGTGCTGCAGGCACGGCAGACGCTGACGGAGCCCGAGGTGCGCTACTATCTTCGAGGCCTGGTCAGCGGCCTGAGCTACCTGCACCAGCGGCGCATCGTCCACCGGGACCTGAAGCTCA GTAACTTCTTCTTGAACAAGAACATGGAGGTGAAGATCGGAGACCTGGGGTTGGCCACCAGGATGGGGCCAGGGGGCCGCTGCCACAG AGTGCTCTGCGGGACCCCAAACTTCCTGGCTCCAGAGGTAGTGTCCAGAAATGGACATTCCTGCCAGTCGGACATCTGGGCTCTGGGCTGCATCAT GTACATGGTGCTGACTGGCGTCCCTCCCTTCGTGGCGGCTCCCCTGTCGGAGATGTACCAGAACATCCGAGATGGCCGCTACCCTGAGCCTGTACACCTGTCTGCCAACGCGCGCCGCCTCATCGCCCGCCTGTTGGCCCCCAACCCAGCCGAGCGGCCCAGCCTGGACCACCTGCTGCAGGATGACTTTTTCACGCAG GGCTTCACCCCAGACCGGCTGCCACCCCACTCCTGCCACAGCCCGCCCATCTTCACCATCCCCCAGCCTCTGGGCAGACTTTTCCGAAAAGTGGGCCGGCTGCTACTGCCCCATTACCGGGCGCCCT GCCCCTTGGCTCCTCAGGAGGCCTCAGGTTCTGGAGAAGACGGTTCAGACCCTGACTCCATGGAGTGGGGCAGTGAG GACTCCCTGTTGGAGAGCGGGGCTCTGTGCCCCCGAAAGACCCATCCAGCTGTTGGCCCAGGGGACACTCCAGAGTGA
- the PLK5 gene encoding inactive serine/threonine-protein kinase PLK5 isoform X4 codes for MSTSAVFALKVVPRGGGGAARLHARGKVEREIALHSRLRHRNIVAFHGHFADRDHIYMVLEYCSRQSLAHVLQARQTLTEPEVRYYLRGLVSGLSYLHQRRIVHRDLKLSNFFLNKNMEVKIGDLGLATRMGPGGRCHRVLCGTPNFLAPEVVSRNGHSCQSDIWALGCIMYMVLTGVPPFVAAPLSEMYQNIRDGRYPEPVHLSANARRLIARLLAPNPAERPSLDHLLQDDFFTQVWGVSGTGRPLSGVSQQPQGFTPDRLPPHSCHSPPIFTIPQPLGRLFRKVGRLLLPHYRAPCPLAPQEASGSGEDGSDPDSMEWGSEDSLLESGALCPRKTHPAVGPGDTPE; via the exons ATGTCCACCAGCGCTGTGTTCGCGCTCAAAGTGGTGCCTcgcggagggggcggggctgcGCGGCTACATGCCCGCGGCAAG GTGGAACGCGAGATCGCTCTGCACAGCCGCCTGCGACATCGCAACATCGTGGCCTTCCACGGCCACTTCGCTGACCGGGACCACATATACATGGTGTTGGAATACTGCAGTCGCCAG TCGCTGGCCCACGTGCTGCAGGCACGGCAGACGCTGACGGAGCCCGAGGTGCGCTACTATCTTCGAGGCCTGGTCAGCGGCCTGAGCTACCTGCACCAGCGGCGCATCGTCCACCGGGACCTGAAGCTCA GTAACTTCTTCTTGAACAAGAACATGGAGGTGAAGATCGGAGACCTGGGGTTGGCCACCAGGATGGGGCCAGGGGGCCGCTGCCACAG AGTGCTCTGCGGGACCCCAAACTTCCTGGCTCCAGAGGTAGTGTCCAGAAATGGACATTCCTGCCAGTCGGACATCTGGGCTCTGGGCTGCATCAT GTACATGGTGCTGACTGGCGTCCCTCCCTTCGTGGCGGCTCCCCTGTCGGAGATGTACCAGAACATCCGAGATGGCCGCTACCCTGAGCCTGTACACCTGTCTGCCAACGCGCGCCGCCTCATCGCCCGCCTGTTGGCCCCCAACCCAGCCGAGCGGCCCAGCCTGGACCACCTGCTGCAGGATGACTTTTTCACGCAGGTGTGGGGTGTCAGCGGGACAGGGCGGCCCCTCTCTGGGGTGTCTCAGCAGCCCCAG GGCTTCACCCCAGACCGGCTGCCACCCCACTCCTGCCACAGCCCGCCCATCTTCACCATCCCCCAGCCTCTGGGCAGACTTTTCCGAAAAGTGGGCCGGCTGCTACTGCCCCATTACCGGGCGCCCT GCCCCTTGGCTCCTCAGGAGGCCTCAGGTTCTGGAGAAGACGGTTCAGACCCTGACTCCATGGAGTGGGGCAGTGAG GACTCCCTGTTGGAGAGCGGGGCTCTGTGCCCCCGAAAGACCCATCCAGCTGTTGGCCCAGGGGACACTCCAGAGTGA
- the PLK5 gene encoding inactive serine/threonine-protein kinase PLK5 isoform X1 produces the protein MDPRPRRRRRSCCPLVSVFLRDPSSGRVYRRGKLIGKGAFSRCYKLTDMSTSAVFALKVVPRGGGGAARLHARGKVEREIALHSRLRHRNIVAFHGHFADRDHIYMVLEYCSRQSLAHVLQARQTLTEPEVRYYLRGLVSGLSYLHQRRIVHRDLKLSNFFLNKNMEVKIGDLGLATRMGPGGRCHRVLCGTPNFLAPEVVSRNGHSCQSDIWALGCIMYMVLTGVPPFVAAPLSEMYQNIRDGRYPEPVHLSANARRLIARLLAPNPAERPSLDHLLQDDFFTQVWGVSGTGRPLSGVSQQPQGFTPDRLPPHSCHSPPIFTIPQPLGRLFRKVGRLLLPHYRAPCPLAPQEASGSGEDGSDPDSMEWGSEDSLLESGALCPRKTHPAVGPGDTPE, from the exons ATGGATCcccggccgcggcggcggcggcgcagtTGCTGCCCGTTGGTCTCCGTCTTCCTGCGCGACCCGAGCTCAGGGCGCGTGTACAGGCGCGGGAAGCTGATCGGCAAG GGCGCCTTCAGCCGCTGCTACAAGCTGACCGACATGTCCACCAGCGCTGTGTTCGCGCTCAAAGTGGTGCCTcgcggagggggcggggctgcGCGGCTACATGCCCGCGGCAAG GTGGAACGCGAGATCGCTCTGCACAGCCGCCTGCGACATCGCAACATCGTGGCCTTCCACGGCCACTTCGCTGACCGGGACCACATATACATGGTGTTGGAATACTGCAGTCGCCAG TCGCTGGCCCACGTGCTGCAGGCACGGCAGACGCTGACGGAGCCCGAGGTGCGCTACTATCTTCGAGGCCTGGTCAGCGGCCTGAGCTACCTGCACCAGCGGCGCATCGTCCACCGGGACCTGAAGCTCA GTAACTTCTTCTTGAACAAGAACATGGAGGTGAAGATCGGAGACCTGGGGTTGGCCACCAGGATGGGGCCAGGGGGCCGCTGCCACAG AGTGCTCTGCGGGACCCCAAACTTCCTGGCTCCAGAGGTAGTGTCCAGAAATGGACATTCCTGCCAGTCGGACATCTGGGCTCTGGGCTGCATCAT GTACATGGTGCTGACTGGCGTCCCTCCCTTCGTGGCGGCTCCCCTGTCGGAGATGTACCAGAACATCCGAGATGGCCGCTACCCTGAGCCTGTACACCTGTCTGCCAACGCGCGCCGCCTCATCGCCCGCCTGTTGGCCCCCAACCCAGCCGAGCGGCCCAGCCTGGACCACCTGCTGCAGGATGACTTTTTCACGCAGGTGTGGGGTGTCAGCGGGACAGGGCGGCCCCTCTCTGGGGTGTCTCAGCAGCCCCAG GGCTTCACCCCAGACCGGCTGCCACCCCACTCCTGCCACAGCCCGCCCATCTTCACCATCCCCCAGCCTCTGGGCAGACTTTTCCGAAAAGTGGGCCGGCTGCTACTGCCCCATTACCGGGCGCCCT GCCCCTTGGCTCCTCAGGAGGCCTCAGGTTCTGGAGAAGACGGTTCAGACCCTGACTCCATGGAGTGGGGCAGTGAG GACTCCCTGTTGGAGAGCGGGGCTCTGTGCCCCCGAAAGACCCATCCAGCTGTTGGCCCAGGGGACACTCCAGAGTGA